From a region of the Leptospira kmetyi serovar Malaysia str. Bejo-Iso9 genome:
- the soxR gene encoding redox-sensitive transcriptional activator SoxR: MDKEELLTIGQVSKRSGVASSALRFYEERGLLFSQRSGSGHRLYPRYVLRRIAFIVFAQKVGLSLEEIAVEVAKLPEDYTPNGQDWSKLSRTWSSRIDEKIAELERLKNGLSVCIGCGCLSLARCKLANPGDRLGRYGSGPLRWMGNQGKK, encoded by the coding sequence ATGGATAAGGAAGAGCTTTTGACGATCGGTCAGGTTTCCAAACGGAGCGGGGTCGCATCTTCGGCTCTGCGGTTTTATGAGGAAAGAGGATTGCTCTTCTCTCAAAGATCGGGATCGGGGCATCGTTTGTATCCTCGTTACGTTTTGAGAAGAATCGCGTTCATCGTGTTCGCGCAAAAGGTCGGATTGTCCCTGGAAGAAATCGCAGTGGAAGTCGCGAAACTTCCCGAGGATTACACGCCGAACGGACAAGACTGGTCCAAACTTTCCCGAACCTGGAGCAGTAGAATCGACGAGAAAATCGCGGAGCTCGAACGTTTGAAAAACGGTTTGTCGGTTTGTATCGGTTGCGGTTGTCTTTCTCTGGCGCGTTGTAAACTCGCCAATCCGGGGGATCGTCTGGGCCGATACGGTTCCGGTCCTTTGCGTTGGATGGGAAATCAAGGAAAAAAATGA
- a CDS encoding MFS transporter, protein MKPTFTNYQKFIIGLLAFIQFTVVLDFMILSPLGVQVMENLNITPLDFGLVVSAYAFSAGASGILAAGFADKFDRKNILLFFYGGFVLGTAFCGLATTYEYLLAARIVTGLFGGVIASVSFAIIADLFPMEVRGRVMGFVMTAFAASQVFGLPVSVFVSNIWGWQAPFWLITGVSALVGIAAFVRVKPITAHLKTPGTQRNAVKHLFKTATNGNYLPGFMATMILATGGFMLMPFGSAFTVHNLGLTLDDLPLIYMVTGLVSIGAGPVIGRLADSIGKYNVFAAASVVAIAIILYYTRMERSPLWFVILINCSLFIPITGRMISANALTSAIPDLPDRGAYMAISSSLQQISGGIAAYCAGLIVVQTNTGRLSGYENLGYVVAIAILATIAMMYKVNAQVSNKNSSPAKPQVDAAPTPQEVVIEN, encoded by the coding sequence ATGAAACCCACGTTCACCAACTATCAGAAATTCATCATCGGACTTCTCGCGTTTATACAATTTACGGTAGTGCTCGACTTTATGATTCTTTCTCCGTTGGGAGTTCAAGTGATGGAGAATCTGAACATCACTCCCTTGGATTTCGGTTTAGTCGTCTCCGCATACGCATTCAGCGCGGGCGCTTCCGGAATTTTAGCCGCGGGTTTTGCGGATAAATTCGATCGAAAGAATATTCTACTTTTCTTTTACGGAGGTTTCGTTCTCGGAACCGCGTTTTGCGGATTGGCTACGACCTACGAATACCTTCTCGCCGCGAGAATCGTAACCGGACTTTTCGGCGGTGTGATCGCTTCCGTAAGCTTCGCGATCATCGCGGATCTTTTTCCTATGGAAGTCCGTGGAAGAGTGATGGGATTCGTAATGACCGCGTTTGCGGCCAGTCAGGTTTTCGGTCTTCCGGTCAGCGTATTCGTATCCAATATCTGGGGATGGCAGGCGCCTTTCTGGTTGATCACCGGAGTCAGCGCGTTAGTCGGAATCGCGGCCTTCGTACGGGTCAAACCGATCACCGCACATTTAAAAACGCCCGGCACACAAAGGAACGCGGTCAAACATCTTTTTAAAACCGCGACCAACGGAAATTATCTTCCGGGATTTATGGCGACGATGATTTTGGCGACGGGCGGTTTTATGTTGATGCCTTTCGGAAGCGCGTTTACGGTTCACAACCTTGGCTTGACTTTGGACGATCTTCCTTTGATCTATATGGTTACGGGACTTGTGAGTATCGGAGCCGGTCCGGTGATCGGAAGACTCGCGGATTCCATCGGAAAATACAACGTGTTCGCGGCGGCTTCGGTGGTTGCGATCGCGATCATTCTTTATTATACGAGAATGGAAAGATCCCCTCTTTGGTTCGTGATTCTCATCAACTGTTCCCTCTTTATTCCGATCACGGGCAGAATGATTTCGGCGAACGCGTTGACTTCGGCGATTCCCGATCTTCCGGATCGAGGCGCGTATATGGCGATCAGCTCTTCCCTTCAACAAATCTCCGGCGGAATCGCGGCGTATTGCGCGGGTTTGATCGTGGTTCAAACGAACACGGGGCGTTTATCAGGGTATGAGAATTTAGGTTACGTAGTCGCGATTGCGATCTTAGCTACGATCGCGATGATGTATAAGGTCAACGCTCAAGTTTCGAATAAGAATTCTTCCCCGGCTAAACCCCAAGTGGATGCGGCTCCGACGCCTCAGGAAGTTGTGATCGAAAACTGA
- a CDS encoding RICIN domain-containing protein, with the protein MKRKITRSLSALVLACIVSATFVFCNGKNGNGTSKEFESLASLLSIENVSNVFGSAKVSNTGTENARTYFHTESYPPHWLSWTTDGSPAIQSGGSFLTQGLRCDGRYCDNVNLLNVESGFTQTNSWWTDFFSEESPNERICANNGFVTGIQCSGSYCDNIALRCSQLDNGGTRTNCYWTSPISEESGGKFVAPESMYIAGARCSGRYCDNKELYLCQADAGGPTLDLDSLAHQFAPRLRFDQEFGTGSGDQSKCFPSDAGTYYQQRQLGADPISLCNKNYSTIQNNQVPIYYMASQVGTNSVLIRYWFFYAWQSTCFLSAGSHSADWESVAVLVVGGQLKRVAFYQHGGWYAKELGSFETTGNHPIAYVGKNAHGSFHDSGGSGGCLYFEDFRNTGNNDYHMDTWNNLVLLQRGNSFPAWMNCTGSGCFDGIGHPIEQTGSLPSMGGCGKDGCSKSSLGENMPFLNDPIGSDFSAITAKHSGKVLDVPGASTADNVNLDQYTNWGVDNEKWMFESTGDGSFKISARHSGKCMDVKGASASSGTNVVQYSCGSGANQRFQLLPYGDGYFSIQAKHSSQCLDIAGAALGDGGLLIQWPCAWTDNEKFRFSR; encoded by the coding sequence ATGAAGAGAAAGATCACCCGGAGTCTAAGCGCTTTGGTGTTGGCGTGTATCGTATCGGCGACGTTCGTCTTTTGCAATGGGAAGAATGGAAACGGAACGTCGAAAGAGTTCGAGTCGCTCGCGTCGTTGTTGTCGATCGAAAACGTGTCGAACGTTTTCGGTTCCGCAAAAGTTTCGAACACGGGAACGGAGAACGCAAGAACGTATTTTCATACGGAAAGTTATCCGCCTCATTGGCTTTCGTGGACGACGGACGGATCTCCCGCGATCCAAAGCGGAGGTTCGTTTTTAACGCAAGGTCTGCGATGCGACGGACGTTATTGCGACAACGTAAATTTATTAAACGTGGAATCCGGTTTTACGCAGACGAACAGTTGGTGGACGGATTTTTTTTCGGAAGAAAGTCCGAACGAAAGGATCTGCGCGAACAACGGATTCGTTACGGGCATTCAGTGTTCGGGAAGTTATTGCGATAACATCGCGCTTCGTTGTTCCCAACTCGACAACGGAGGAACAAGAACGAATTGTTATTGGACTTCTCCCATCTCCGAAGAAAGCGGAGGAAAGTTCGTCGCGCCCGAATCCATGTACATCGCGGGCGCCCGATGTAGCGGACGTTATTGCGACAACAAAGAATTGTATCTTTGTCAAGCCGACGCGGGCGGACCTACGTTGGATCTGGATTCTTTAGCGCATCAGTTCGCGCCTCGTTTGAGATTCGATCAGGAATTCGGAACCGGGTCGGGAGATCAGAGCAAATGTTTTCCGAGCGACGCGGGAACCTACTATCAACAAAGACAACTCGGAGCCGACCCGATTTCTCTCTGCAACAAAAACTATTCCACGATTCAGAACAACCAGGTTCCCATCTATTATATGGCGAGCCAAGTGGGAACGAATTCCGTTCTCATACGTTATTGGTTCTTTTACGCGTGGCAGAGCACTTGTTTTTTGAGCGCGGGTTCTCATTCCGCAGATTGGGAATCGGTCGCGGTTCTTGTAGTGGGAGGACAACTCAAACGAGTCGCGTTCTATCAACACGGCGGTTGGTATGCGAAGGAACTCGGAAGTTTTGAAACGACCGGCAATCATCCCATCGCCTACGTAGGTAAGAATGCGCACGGAAGTTTTCACGATTCGGGCGGATCGGGCGGTTGTTTGTATTTCGAGGATTTTAGAAACACAGGGAACAACGACTATCACATGGATACTTGGAACAATCTCGTTCTTTTACAAAGAGGAAATTCTTTTCCGGCTTGGATGAACTGTACCGGTTCCGGTTGTTTTGACGGAATCGGACATCCGATCGAACAAACGGGAAGTCTGCCTTCTATGGGCGGTTGCGGAAAGGACGGTTGTTCCAAATCATCTTTAGGGGAGAATATGCCCTTTCTGAACGATCCGATCGGTTCGGATTTCTCCGCGATCACTGCAAAACACAGCGGAAAGGTTTTGGACGTTCCCGGCGCAAGCACGGCGGATAACGTGAACTTGGATCAATATACGAACTGGGGAGTGGACAACGAGAAGTGGATGTTCGAATCCACCGGAGACGGATCCTTTAAAATCTCCGCGAGACACAGCGGAAAGTGTATGGATGTCAAAGGCGCGTCCGCGTCTTCGGGAACCAACGTCGTGCAGTATTCTTGCGGAAGTGGAGCCAATCAAAGATTTCAACTTCTTCCTTATGGAGACGGCTACTTTTCGATACAAGCGAAACACAGTTCTCAGTGTTTGGACATCGCGGGTGCGGCTCTTGGGGACGGGGGGCTTTTGATTCAATGGCCTTGCGCTTGGACCGATAACGAGAAATTTCGTTTTTCAAGATAA
- a CDS encoding hybrid sensor histidine kinase/response regulator, translated as MQDCLETPCDENETVIEPDSPSKEISKEDLKETLERFKLLAETIDEVFWMKEVKSNRLIYVSSAYERIWKRSLQSLYENPDSWLEAVHPEDLHLLVNVLDQNRKHHSQDFNERFRIVHSDGSVKWIRIQSFQVFNGEGKLDRIVGVARDVTKQHELEKQLAHSQRMESIGSLAGGVAHDFNNILTVIMGFASLIELNPNDSQKILQSVQIIQKTAERGATLVKQLLTLARKTESVFQTLTFNDLILEAVNIARSTFPKSIRILTDLQEESIKIRADYTQIHQIFVNLILNAKDAMPGGGDLFIRLKEVDPPKVPMQSDPSKNKRYALLEISDSGIGMDEETKGKIFDPFFTTKGLGKGTGLGLSLVYGIVENHGGIIRVESEPNRGSKFSVYIPIERSTRSEYSSPFQNLNVKKPTRSTILLVEDEQMIREPLTHYLSRIGYDVVAAEDGEIALDLFEKHKDRIQIVICDLNLPKRNGLEVLKKIRSTFSEIPLILASGYMDPQCRDAMEPLGLHRVIQKPYDFKTIRQILQDLQPI; from the coding sequence ATGCAAGATTGTCTGGAAACTCCCTGCGATGAAAACGAAACCGTAATCGAACCCGATTCTCCTTCGAAAGAAATTTCCAAGGAAGACTTGAAGGAAACTCTGGAACGTTTTAAACTTCTCGCCGAAACGATCGACGAGGTATTCTGGATGAAGGAAGTCAAATCCAATCGGTTGATCTACGTTAGCTCCGCGTACGAAAGAATCTGGAAACGTTCCCTGCAAAGTCTTTATGAGAATCCGGATTCTTGGCTCGAAGCGGTGCATCCCGAGGATCTTCATCTTCTCGTCAACGTTCTGGATCAAAATCGAAAACATCATTCGCAAGATTTTAACGAACGGTTTCGAATCGTCCATTCTGACGGAAGCGTTAAATGGATTCGGATTCAATCGTTTCAGGTTTTTAACGGAGAAGGAAAACTCGATCGTATCGTGGGCGTCGCAAGGGACGTCACCAAACAACACGAACTCGAAAAACAACTCGCTCATTCCCAGAGAATGGAATCCATCGGTTCGCTTGCGGGCGGGGTCGCTCACGATTTTAATAATATTCTTACGGTCATCATGGGTTTCGCTTCTTTGATAGAATTGAATCCGAACGATTCTCAAAAAATTCTTCAATCGGTTCAGATCATCCAAAAAACCGCGGAACGAGGTGCGACCTTGGTCAAACAATTATTGACTCTCGCAAGAAAAACGGAATCCGTTTTTCAAACGCTCACCTTCAACGATTTGATTTTGGAGGCGGTGAACATCGCGAGATCCACGTTTCCGAAATCGATTCGGATTCTTACGGATCTTCAGGAAGAATCGATCAAAATCAGAGCCGATTACACTCAGATCCATCAGATTTTCGTCAACTTGATTTTAAACGCAAAGGACGCGATGCCCGGCGGGGGCGATCTTTTTATCCGTCTGAAGGAGGTCGATCCTCCAAAGGTTCCGATGCAATCCGATCCGTCCAAGAATAAACGTTATGCGCTCTTGGAGATCTCCGATTCCGGAATCGGTATGGACGAGGAAACCAAGGGAAAAATTTTCGATCCGTTCTTTACGACCAAAGGACTCGGAAAAGGAACCGGTCTCGGTTTGTCCCTCGTCTACGGAATCGTGGAAAACCACGGAGGTATAATCCGCGTGGAAAGCGAACCCAACCGAGGTTCCAAATTCAGCGTTTATATTCCGATCGAAAGATCGACCCGTTCGGAGTATTCGAGTCCATTCCAAAATTTGAATGTAAAAAAGCCGACCCGCAGCACGATCCTTCTCGTCGAGGACGAACAGATGATCCGGGAACCTCTGACCCATTATCTGTCCAGAATCGGATACGATGTGGTCGCAGCGGAAGACGGTGAAATCGCTTTGGATCTTTTCGAAAAACACAAGGATAGGATTCAGATCGTCATCTGCGATTTGAATCTTCCCAAACGGAACGGCCTCGAGGTGTTAAAAAAAATTCGGTCCACCTTCTCGGAGATTCCCTTGATTCTCGCGAGCGGTTATATGGATCCTCAGTGCAGGGACGCGATGGAACCTCTGGGTTTACACCGCGTGATCCAAAAGCCGTACGACTTCAAAACGATCCGTCAGATTCTTCAGGATCTGCAACCGATCTAA
- a CDS encoding Crp/Fnr family transcriptional regulator: MYTDLPFIENLKRRIPGLEKNWSRYKNMLRERKIPPKTVLIRRGEYNKSIFIVRKGCLRIWFDDDGKDITIAFFFENRVIGSLHSYRGTQAASQFLLESVEATELYEISGEDAATLYRENDEFKEYLLEYTLERFDTYMRLFLSRIRESPERRYLNLIKEQPDIISRVPQHYIASYLGITPVSLSRIRNRVWKEHKGKKD, encoded by the coding sequence ATGTACACCGATCTACCCTTTATCGAAAATTTAAAACGAAGAATTCCCGGACTCGAAAAGAATTGGTCGAGATACAAAAACATGCTTCGAGAACGGAAGATTCCTCCGAAGACCGTTCTCATCCGAAGGGGAGAATATAATAAATCCATCTTTATCGTTCGAAAGGGATGTCTTCGGATTTGGTTCGACGACGACGGAAAGGATATCACGATCGCGTTCTTTTTTGAAAACAGGGTGATCGGTTCTCTTCACAGTTATAGAGGAACCCAGGCCGCGAGTCAGTTCTTATTGGAGAGTGTGGAAGCCACGGAGTTATACGAGATCAGCGGAGAGGACGCGGCCACCTTGTATCGCGAAAACGACGAGTTCAAGGAATATCTTTTGGAATACACCTTGGAACGTTTCGACACCTATATGAGACTTTTCTTATCTAGGATTCGGGAAAGCCCGGAACGAAGATATTTGAATCTGATTAAGGAACAACCCGATATCATCAGCCGGGTTCCCCAACACTATATCGCTTCTTATCTCGGGATCACTCCCGTATCGCTCAGCAGAATCCGAAATCGGGTCTGGAAGGAACACAAAGGCAAAAAGGATTGA